In Deinococcus psychrotolerans, a genomic segment contains:
- a CDS encoding 1,4-dihydroxy-6-naphthoate synthase, whose protein sequence is MTSASTNPAALDLGYSFCPNDTFIFYALSHGKVPTPAPIREVLEDVQTLNDWATLGRLPITKISYRAYFEVMHDYVALRSGGALGRGVGPLVVAREELGDLNGKTVLSPGALTTAELLLKIVYPEVKVVRVRYDEVMPAVERGELNGQAVDAGLIIHESRFTYHQHGLTKLLDLGAWWESETGLPLPLGAILVRRDLLPATQWALNQAVKASLEYAYQHPQEPKAYIRQHALEMADEVMQAHIDLYVNSFSLDVGDEGTRAVVELHRRAVAAGAVKASDLPLFVEPS, encoded by the coding sequence ATGACTTCTGCTTCCACCAACCCCGCCGCGCTCGACCTCGGCTACTCGTTTTGCCCCAACGACACTTTCATTTTTTACGCGCTCTCGCACGGCAAGGTGCCGACGCCCGCGCCCATCCGGGAAGTGCTGGAGGACGTGCAGACGCTCAATGATTGGGCCACGCTGGGCCGCTTGCCGATCACCAAAATCAGCTACCGCGCTTACTTTGAAGTGATGCACGATTACGTGGCCCTCCGCAGCGGCGGGGCGCTGGGGCGCGGGGTGGGGCCGCTGGTGGTGGCGCGGGAGGAATTGGGCGACCTCAACGGCAAAACGGTGCTGTCGCCCGGAGCGCTGACCACCGCCGAGCTGCTGCTCAAAATCGTTTACCCTGAGGTCAAGGTGGTGCGGGTGCGCTACGACGAGGTGATGCCCGCTGTAGAACGGGGTGAGCTGAACGGGCAAGCGGTGGACGCGGGCCTGATCATTCACGAATCGCGCTTTACCTACCATCAGCACGGCCTGACCAAGCTGCTGGATCTGGGCGCGTGGTGGGAAAGCGAAACCGGCTTGCCGCTGCCGCTCGGCGCAATTTTGGTGCGGCGCGACTTGCTGCCCGCAACCCAGTGGGCGCTGAATCAGGCAGTGAAGGCCAGCCTCGAATACGCTTATCAGCATCCACAGGAACCCAAAGCCTACATCCGCCAGCACGCCCTCGAAATGGCCGACGAAGTGATGCAGGCGCACATCGATTTGTATGTCAACAGCTTCAGCTTGGACGTGGGCGACGAAGGCACGCGGGCAGTGGTGGAATTGCATAGGCGAGCGGTGGCGGCGGGCGCGGTAAAGGCCAGCGACCTGCCTTTATTTGTAGAGCCTTCCTGA